Within the Dechloromonas denitrificans genome, the region GACATCCGCCTCTACCTGCGCGACGCGATCGACGACATCCTGGTGCTGATCAAGGCTTTCCGCTCGGCACTGGTCGATCTGGCCGAACAGGAAGCGGCGACGCCGATGCCCGGCTTCACGCACATGCAGGTCGCCCAGCCGGTGACTTTCGGTCATCACGTGCTGGCTTATTTCGAAATGTTCGGGCGCGATGCCGAGCGCTTCGTCGATGCCCGCAAGCGCACCAACCGCCTGCCGCTCGGCGCCGCCGCGCTGGCCGGCACGACCTACCCGATCGACCGCGAATTCGTCGCCGCCGAACTGGGCTTCGAGGGCGTCTGCGAAAACTCGCTGGATGCCGTCTCGGATCGCGACTTCGCCATCGAATTCACCGCCGCCTGCGCGGTCCTGATGATGCACATCAGTCGCCTGTCGGAAGAACTGGTGCTGTGGATGAGCCCGCGTGTCGGCTTCATCCAGATTGCCGACCGCTTCTGCACCGGCTCCTCAATCATGCCGCAGAAGAAGAACCCGGACGTGCCGGAACTGGCGCGCGGCAAGACCGGCCGCGTCTACGGCCAGCTGATCAGCCTGCTGACCCTGATGAAATCGCAGCCGCTGGCCTACAACAAGGACAATCAGGAAGACAAGGAACCGCTGTTCGACGCCGTCGACACCGTCACCGATACGCTGCGCATCTTCGCCGACATGGCCGGTGGCATCACCGTCCGGGCCGAGAACATGCAGGCCGCGCTGACCCAGGGGTTCGCCACGGCCACCGACCTTGCCGACTACCTGGTCAAGAAGGGCCTGCCCTTCCGCGACGCGCACGAAGCGGTCGGCCACGCCGTCAAGGCCGCCGAGCAGAAAGGCGTCGATCTGCCGCAGCTGACGCTCGACGAGTTGCGCGCCTTCTGCCCGCAGGTCGAATCCGACGTCTTCGCCGTGCTCACCGTCGAAGGCTCGCTGGCCTCGCGCAACCACATCGGCGGCACCGCACCGGAGCAGGTCCGGGCCGCCATCGCCCGGGCCCGCAAGCGCCTGTAATGCCATAAAAGCAAAGGCTGGCACCAGGCGATGATCAGAAAGCTCGGCAAATACGAGCTTTTCAAGAAGCTTGGCGAAGGGGCGAGCAGCACCGTCTATCTCGGTCGCGACCCTTTCGCCCAGCGTGACGTGGCGATCAAGGTGGCGACGCCGGAAATCCTGAGCGATGCCAATAAAGGCAAGCTGTACACCAACCTGTTCCTGAACGAAGCCTCGCTGGTCGGCAAATTGAAGCACCCGCACATCGTCCAGATCTACGATGCCGTGGTCGCCGAAAAGCTCTGCTACATCGTCATGGAATACGTCGCCGGCGGCACGCTCGACGAGCACGCCCGGCCCGGCCGGCTGCTCGAGGTCGACCGCGTTGTCGAACTGATCTTCAAATGCAGCCGGGCGCTCGATTTCGCGCATCGGCAGGGGATCACGCACCGCGACATCAAGCCGGCCAATATCCTGCTGAGCGGCGAGTCGGGCATCAAGATTACCGATTTCGGCGCCGCCATCACCAATGGCCACAATGAGCGCACCCAGGTCTCGGGCATCGGCTCGCCGGCCTATATGTCGCCGGAACAGATACTGGAATTGCCACTCGACCATCGAACCGACATCTATTCGCTCGGCGTCGTGATGTTTCAACTGCTCACCGGCCGCCTGCCGTTTGAGGCCGACAACCAGTTCAACATGGTGTACCAGATCATCCACAGCCTGGCGCCCACGCCATCGAGCCTGCGCCCCGGCCTGCCGCCGGTGCTCGACGAGATCGTCGGCCGGGCAATGACCCGCGAGCGCGACGAGCGCTACCCGAGCTGGGAGCCCTTCGCCCACGACCTGGCCCGAGCCGTGCGCAAGCGCCAGTTGCAAAAGACCACTGGCGAGTTCGCCGATACCGAAAAATTCGGCATCCTGCGCGCCCTGCCCTTCTTCGCCCATTTCAGCGATGTCGAAATCTGGGAAGTCCTGCGTTTCTCGCACTGGCAGCGCGCCACGCCGGGCAGCGTGATCATCCACGATGGCGAACCCGGCGACTTTTTCTGTTTCCTGGCCGAAGGCCAGCTCAAGGTCAGCAAGGGCGGCAAAACGCTCAATGTCTTGACCAAAGGCGACTGCTTCGGCGAAATGGCGGTGATCAGCCGACCGGCCCAATTGCGGGCGGCCGACATCACGGCGCTCAGCGCAGCCGACATCATCACGGTACGCGGCGAAGCACTGCACAAGGCCTCGGAAGCCTGTCGCATGCATTTCTACCAGGGCTTTCTCGAGGTGCTGGCCGCCCGCCTGGCGCTGGCCAACCAGCGGCTGGCCACGGCCTGAATCGACCGGCTTGCGGCACGACAAGTCCGGCAGCAATTGCACGTTAGTATATTAGAGTATTAATATATACATGGGCGTCGATACCAAGAAGCCCGGCCACGATGGCAAAAAAACCAAACCCAGGACGAACCGCATGTACTCAACCGTTATCGATAACACGCCACTTATCCACGTCAGCGCCGGCAAGCACGCTGCCGATTATTCCGTAAACGGTTCGTTGATGAATCCGCTGGAAGCGTTCTACGCTTCGCTGGCTGCCTGCGCTGCCGTCTTTGCCAAGAAAGCCTGCAAGGAGCTGGGCGTAGCAGCCGAAGGCATCGAAATCAACTGCAAGCCATTCGCCGGTAGCGGCGGCCCGCTGACCCTCGGCAAGTTCAAGACCGAAGTGCGCTTCCCCGAACATTTCACCGCCGAGCAGAAGGCCAAGGTACTCGACAGCATTGCCCATTGTGCGGTCAAGGAAATCGTTGCCGAAGGCCCGACCATCGAATTCTCGGCCGCCGAAGTGTAAAAACCGGATTGCCATGAAAAAGGCCCACCGGACTGGTGGGCCTTTTTCATTTCGGCAGCGCAGATCAGGCCTGGGCGACGTCTTCCAGCAATTTCTGCATTTCGCCGGCCTGGTACATCTCTTTCATGATGTCGCAACCGCCGACGAACTCGCCCTTGACGTAGAGTTGCGGAATGGTCGGCCAGTTGGCGTATTCCTTCACGCCATTGCGGATTTCCTCATCGGCCAGCACGTTGACCGTGACGAAGTCATTGACCCCGCAGGCTTTCAGGATTTGCACGGCGGTCGCCGAAAAGCCGCATTGCGGAAAACGCGCGTCGCCTTTCATGTAGAGGACCACGGGATTGTTGGTAACGGTTTCGTGAATGCGTTGCTGCACGTCGGACATGATTTCTCCAGATTACAGGGAAGCGCCTGAAACACGGTCGATGCCGGACAGGTCGCGATGAGTGAATGTCGCTTTGAACGCGCCATCGGTTAATAAGTTCCGGCTCGCCTCGCCCTGGTCGTAACCGTGCTCGAAAAGCAGCCAGCCGCCAGCTTGCAGATGCGCCGGAGCTCCGGCGACGATGTGGCGGATACAGGACAGCCCGTCGGCCCCATCGGTCAGCGCCAGCTGCGGCTCGAACGGCAAGCCGTTGAGGGCGAGATGCGGATCACCGCCGGCGACGTAGGGCGGATTCGAAACGATCAGGTCGAAGCGTTCACCGGCCACCGGCGCAAACCAGTCACCGGCCCGGAAATCGACCGGTGCCGCCAAACGGCCGGCATTGGTACGGGCGACGGACAGTGCCTCGGGCGAGACATCGACGGCAACCAGCCGGGCCGCCGGGCATTCAAGGGCCAGCGAAATGGCGACGATACCGGACCCGGTGCCGAGATCGAGCACCCGTGGCGCTGCGAAGCCGCGCAGCTTGTCGAGCGCCAGTTCGATCAGCACTTCGGTTTCCGGCCGCGGAATCAGCACCGCCGGCGAAACCTGGAAGACGCGGCCGCGGAATTCGGCCTCACCGACCAGATAGGCCAGCGGCTCGCCGGCCCCCCGGCGCTCGACCCATGCCGCGAATTGCGCATAGGCCAGGGCAATGAGCGGCGTTTCCGGCCGCGCCAGCAGATCGGCATGGCTGCAGCCGGTGGCGTATTGCAGCAGCAGCCGGGCGTCGAGCCGGTCGATCTTCTGCCTTGCTGCAGCCAAGGCCTCGCCGAGGGTCATGCTCAGTTTTGCTCGGCCAGTTCGGCCAGCAGGTCGGCCTGGTGTTCGGCGGCCAGCGCGCCGAGCAGTTCGTCCATGTCGCCGTCCATGATCGCGGCGATCTTGTACAGCGTCAGGTTGATGCGGTGGTCGGTGATCCGGCCCTGCGGGAAGTTGTAGGTGCGGATGCGCTCGGAGCGGTCGCCGGAGCCGATCAGGCTCTTCCGGGTGCTCGAAATATGGGCCTGCTGGGCGCGTACCTGGACGTCCTTGATGCGGGCCGCCAGCACCTTCATCGCCGAGGCCTTGTTGGCATGCTGCGAGCGGCCGTCCTGGCACTCGGCGACGATGCCGGTCGGCAGGTGGGTGATGCGTACCGCCGAGTCGGTCTTGTTGATGTGCTGGCCACCGGCGCCGGAGGCGCGGAAAGTATCGATCCGGAGATCGGCCGGGTTGAGATTGACGTCCTCGACCTCATCGACTTCCGGCATGATCGCCACGGTACAAGCCGAGGTATGGATGCGGCCCTGGGTTTCGGTTTCCGGCACGCGCTGCACGCGATGCCCGCCCGACTCGAACTTGAGGCGCGAATAGGCACCGTTGCCGCCGATGCGACAAATGATTTCGCGATAGCCGCCGAGTTCCGATTCGCTGGCCGACAGCACCTCGACCTGCCAGCGCTGACGCTCGGCATAGCGTGAATACATCCGGAAGAGGTCGCCGGCGAACAGCGCCGATTCGTCGCCGCCGGTCCCGGCCCGGATTTCCAGCAGCACGCTGCGCTCGTCGTTGGGGTCTTTCGGCAGCAGCAACTTCTGCAATTCGATTTCCAGCTCGGGCAAGCGGGCCTTGGCGGCCGCCATTTCCTCCGCGGCAAAGTCGCGCATGTCGGGGTCGGCGAGCATCGCCTCGGCTTCGGCCAGATCGTTCTCGGCCTGGCGGAAAGCGGTGAACTGGATGATCACCGGCTCCAGTTCGGCGCGCTCGCGCGACAGTTTGCGGAACTGGTCCATGTCGTTGGCGGTACTGGGCGCCGAAAGCATGCGGTCGATTTCATCGAGACGGTCGACCAGCAGCTCGAGTTTTTGGCGGATGCTCGATTTCATTTCTGATGGTCGGCCGGCTAAATGGTTCAAGGGGGCGTTATGGTACCCGAGAACACCTGCCGTCGGCGATGAACGGCGTTGCCAGCAGCCGACGCATCCCGCATAATCGCCCGATTCCGGATACCCCTACGCGATGCCCCATATCTCCCATTCCGTCATTGCCCTGGCGGAAACCCTGGAACAGCACTGGACAAACTATCGCGAGTCCGGTGACTTCGACCTGTTCGTCGAATTCACCCTGCTCCTGAACGGCTTGACCGAGCAGCTCAACCGCCTGCATCTGCCGGGGCTGGTGCGCGCCTGCCAGGAACTCGAAAACACCGCGCTGGCACTGTTCGGCGACAGCTCGATGCACCCGGTGGCGATCGATCAGGCCATCGCCATCGAACGCAAACTGAGCATCATCCTGGGCGAACTGCGCCGCCACGAAACGCCGGCCGTGGCGACCCGGCGCCTGGCTGATGCGCCAAGCAACAGCGACGACCTGAGAGATTACCCGCGGCGGGTGTTGATCGTTTCCCGCGCCGCACACCCGTGGAGCGCAGCCCTGGCCGAACAACTCGCCTTTTTCGGCTTCACGCCGGAAGAGCTGCGCTGGGCCGGCCGGCCGGATAGTGCCGAAGCGCCGCTGGCCATCGTCTTCATCCCGGATCGGGAAGGCTGCATTTATCCGCCGAGCAGCGTTTCGTGCATCATGGAGTTGCGAACGCTTTTTCCGACCAGCTATTTCTACTGCCTGTCGGTGCCCTCGAATCTGGAAAGCATCGTGCTGCTCCAACGGGCCGGCGCCGACACCTGTGTGCCGGTCGGCAACAAGGTCAGCGACGTGCTGTCGCGCATTCTCGATCTGGTCCAGACGCACGAACACGAAACGCACCGCGTTCTGGTCGTCGAGGACTCCGCCACGGCCGTCGCCCATATCCGCCGTTCGCTGCCCCAGCAGGGCATCGACAGCCGCGCCATCAACGACCCGCGAACCCTGCTCGAAGCGGCCGCCGACTACCAGCCCGACGCCATCCTGATGGACATGCACATGCCGTTCTGCACCGGCGTCGAGGTGACCAGCGCGCTGCGGCAGATTCCCGAATTCCATGCCCTGCCGGTAATCTACCTGTCGAGCGAAACCGACATCGCGCTGCAGGTCGAAGCCTTGCGCCTCGGCGGCGACCAGTTCCTGACCAAGCCGGTCAATCCGATCATCCTCGCCTCGGTCGTCAAGACCAAGATCGAGCGCTACCGGGAAATGCTCCATTCCGGCCGCCATGACAGCCTGACCGGCCTGCTCAACCACTCGACCGCCAAGGGCCAGCTGGAGCGCATGCTGCAGACGGTCTCGACGGCCGGCCGGCTGGTCGTGGCGATGATCGATATCGATTTTTTCAAGTCGGTCAATGACAACTACGGTCACCCGGTCGGCGACCAGGTCATCCGCAGCCTAGCCTGGCTGCTCCGCGGCCGTTTGCGCAACACCGATCTGGTCGGCCGCTACGGCGGCGAGGAATTCATTCTGGCATTGTCCGACATCGAGACCGACCGTGCGGTCAGCCTGCTTGAGCAGATCCGTCAAGATTTTTCCAACCTGCCGCACGCCCATGCCCATGGCGCCCTGCGCGCCACCTTCAGCTGTGGCGTCGCCAGCTTGCCGGACTACCTGACGGCGGCGACCCTGATCGAGGCGGCCGACAACGCCCTGCTCGAAGCCAAGCGCACCGGCCGCAACCGGCTGGTCATGGCACCGCCGCCAGCCGCTGGCGACTCAGTCGTTGGCGTGGAGATGGAAAAGCCGGCCAACCGCCGACTGTAGTTCGAGGCGCTCCTGACCATCGGCCAGATTCAGGGCCTGGGTCGGGGCGTGCAGCAGCTTGTTGGTCAGGCGATGCGACAGTTGATCGAGCACCTTGTCGGCCGATTCGCCCTTGGCCAGCAATTTCATCGCGTGCTCGAGTTCGTGCCGGCGCATGCGCTCGGCCGAATCGCGCAGCGAACGAATGACCGGCACGGTATCCCGCGACTGCAGCCAGCCGATGAAGTCCTGCACCCGGTTGGCGATAATCGTCTCGGCCTCGACCACCGCCGCCTGACGCGACTCCAGGCCGCTCTCGACGACCAGGGCCAGATCGTCGACGGTATAGAGAAAAACGTCGTCGAGATTGCCGACATCCTCCTCGATATCGCGCGGCACGGCCAGGTCGATCATGAACATCGGCCGGTGCCGCCGGGCCTTGATCGCCCGTTCGACCAAGCCGAGGCCGATGATCGGCACCGGGCTGGCAGTGCAGGAAACGACGATATCGTTCTGCGCCAGATGCTCGCCCAGTTCGTCGAGACGGATGGCCGTGCCGTTGAAGCGCTCGGCCAGTTCCCGGCCGCGTTCCAGCGTGCGGTTGGCGATGGTCACCTGCTTCGGATGACGGGCGCAGAAATGGGTGGCACACAGCTCGATCATTTCGCCGGCGCCGATGAACAGGATGCGCTGCGTCTCGATCGATTCGAAAATCCGTTCGGCCAGATGCACGCCGGCCGCCGCCATCGACACGATATTGGCGCCGATCGCCGTCGTGCTGCGCACTTCCTTGGCGACCGAGAATGAGCGCTGGAACAGCTTGTGCAGCTGGGTGCCGAGCGTCCCGCTCTCTTCGGCGACGCGCACGGCGTCCTTCATCTGGCCGAGGATCTGCGGCTCGCCGATAACCATCGAGTCGAGGCCGCTGGCCACCCGGAAGGCATGGCGAATGGCTTCCGGCTGGTCGTGGGTATACAGATAGGGAGCGATTTCACTGCGCTCGACCTGGTGATAGCGGGCCAGCCAGTCGATCACCACGTCCGGCGTTTCGGCGGCGCAGTAAATTTCCGTGCGGTTGCAGGTGGACAGGATCGCCACCTCCTTGACCGGCTGGCTATGCACCAGATCGGCCAGCGCCTGATGCAACTTGTCGGCATTGAACGCCACCCGCTCACGGATGGCGAGGGGTGCGGAGTGATGATTGATGCCGAGGGTAAAGATCACCGGTTTGGGCTGGCGGACACGAAATGGGTGGCGATTATAGCACCCGCCCCCAAGCGCCCTCCTTGACCGGGTTCAGAACAGAAACGCCTGCTTTTCCGGCGTCGGGCACGCCACCTCGTCGGCCCCGAAGACCTTCATCTGCCGCGGCCGGAACCACACCGACTGACCGGCCGCCAGTTGCAGCGACTCGTGCCGCTCGCGCGACAGTTCGACTTCGATGATCTCGCGTTCATGCAGCAGCTCGACGCGCACCACCGGACCGATCGGATGAACATGCTGGACGGTCGCCTGCAAGCCGTCCTCGATCGGTTGATGGGTGATGTCGATATCGTGCGGGCGGACAAAGGCCGTGGTCTTTTCCGTCGCTTCGCCGCGCTCGACTTCGGCATAGGCCCCCTGGACCCGGCTATGGAAGACATTGACGTTGCCGAGGAACTGATAGACGAAGGGCGAGGCGGGGCTGGAGTACACCTCGTCCGGTGAGCCGATCTGCTCGATCTTGCCGTGATTCATCACCACCACCCGGTCGGCCACTTCCAGCGCCTCCTCCTGGTCGTGCGTGACGAAGACGCTGGAGATGTGCATGTCGTCGTGCAGGCGGCGCAGCCAGCGGCGCAGCTCCTTGCGCACCTTGGTGTCGAGCGCCCCGAACGGCTCGTCGAGCAGCAACACCTTCGGCTCGACGGCCAGCGCCCGGGCCAGCGCGATGCGCTGGCGCTGGCCGCCGGACAGTTGCGACGGATAGCGGTCGGCCAGCCAGTCGAGCTGGACCAGGCCGAGCAATTCCATCACCCGGCGCTTGATCTCGGCCTCGGCCGGCCGCTCCTTGCGCGGCTTGACGCGCAGGCCGAAGGCGACATTCTCGAATACCGTCATGTGACGGAACAGCGCGTAGTGCTGGAAGACGAAACCGACCTCGCGCTCGCGGGCGTGCAGGTGACTGGCGTCGGCCCCGGAGAACAGCACCTCGCCGCCATCGGCGCTTTCCATCCCGGCGATGATCCGGAGCAGCGTTGTCTTGCCGCAGCCGGAGGGACCGAGCAGGGCGACCAGCTCGCCAGTCGGGATGGCGAGGTTGATGTTGTCGAGCGCGACGAAATTGCCGAAGCGCTTGGAGATATTGCGGATTTCGATGCTCATCAGGTTTTCTCCGGCGCCAGGACGGTATTCAACATTTCGGTTTCCTTCTTCATCCGCCATTCGACGGTGGCCTTGGCGACCAGAGTGACCAGGGCGAGCAAGGCAAGGATGGAAGCCGCGGCGAAGGCGCCGATGGCGTTGTATTCGTTGTAGAGGATTTCGACGTGCAGCGGCAGGGTATTGGTTTCGCCGCGGATATGGCCGGAGACTACGGAGACCGCGCCGAATTCCCCCATCGCCCGGGCGTTGGAGAGGATCACGCCGTAGAGCAGGCCCCACTTGATATTGGGCAGCGTCACCCGCCAGAACATCTGCCAGCCGGAAGCGCCGAGCGACACCGCCGCCTCCTCTTCATCCTTGCCCTGTGCCTGCATCAGCGGAATCAGTTCGCGGGCGATGAACGGGAAGGTGATGAACAGCGTGGCGATGATCATGCCGGGCACGGCGAAGATGATTTTCAGATCGTGTTCCGAGAGCCAGGCGCCGAACGTGCCCTGCGCCCCGAACAGCAGGATGAAGATCAGGCCGGCGACCACCGGCGAAACGGCGAACGGCAGATCGATCAGCGTGATCAGCAGGCTCTTGCCCTTGAACTCGAACTTGGCGATGGCCCAGGCCGCCGCCACGCCGAAGGCGATGTTGAAGGGCAGCACGGCAACGGCGATGCCGACGGTCAGCCAGATCGCCGAGCGCGTCTCGGGTTCCTTCAAGGCCTCGACATAGAGCGGCACGCCCTGGGCCAGCGCCTCGACGAAAACCGCGACGAGCGGCAAGCCAAGGAAGAAAAAGAGAAAGCCGAGGCCGACCGTCAGCAGGGTATAGCGGACCCAGCCGGCCTCCTGGGCTGCCCGGTTGGTTTTCATTGGGCACCTCCGGCGGCCTTGGCCGCGGTCGCTTCGAGCGGCTCGCCATGCTTGTGCCGGTTGGCCGTCCACCACTGCAGCACATTGACGCCGAGCAGCAGCAGAAAGGAAAGGACGAGCATGACGACGGCCAGCGCCGTCGCCCCCAATACGTCGTACTGCTCGAGCTTGGAAATGATCAGCAGCGGGGTGATTTCGGAAATCATCGGCAGATTGCCGGCGATGAAGATTACCGAGCCGTACTCGCCGATGGCCCGGGCAAAGGCCAGCGCGAAGCCGGTCAGCAGGGCCGGGAAGATGGCCGGAAAGATGACCCGGGTAAAAGTCTGCCAGCGCGAGGCACCGAGCGAGGCGGCAGCCTCTTCAACCTCGGTTTCGATATCCTCGATCACCGGCTGCAACGTCCGCACGACAAACGGCAGGGTGATGAAGGTCAGCGCGAAGACGATGCCAAGCGGCGTGTACGCCACTTTCACGCCGAGCGGTTCGAGGTAGCGACCCAGCCAGCCGTTGCCGGCATACAGCGTGGCCAGCGTGATGCCGGCGACCGCCGTCGGCAGCGCGAAGGGCAGATCGACCAGGGCATCGACGAAGCGCTTGCCGGGAAAGGAATAGCGCACCAGGATCCAGGCGACGATCAGGCCGAAAAAGGCGTTGATCGCCGCCGCCGCCAGCGACGCCCCGAAAGTCACGCGAAAGGCCGCCAGCGAGCGCTCGCCGAGCGCGATATCGATGACCTGGCCGACACCGAGTTCGGACGCCTTGAGCACCATGCCGCCGAGCGGCAACAGGATCAGCAACGAGAGATAAACCAGCGTGTAGCCCAGCGCCAGACCGAAGCCGGGCAACACGCGATGCGTTGTTGTCGCCATTTACTTGCTTTGGTAGAGCTGGTCGAAGGTGCCGCCGTCCTTGAAGTGCACCGCGAAAGCCTTGGTCGCACTGCCGAACACCGCGTCGACGGTGAAGGTCTTCACCGGCGGGAAGGACTGGGCGTATTTCTTCAGGATCTCCGGATCACGCGGCCGCAGGTAGTTCTGCGCCGCATTTTCCTGACCCTCCTTCGACCACAGGTAGTCGAGATAAGCCTGCGCCTGTTTGCGCGTCCCCTTCTTGTCCACCACCTTCTCGACCAGCGCGACCGGGAACTCGGTCTGCATGGTCAGGCTCGGGTAAACAACTTCGAAGTTGCCCTTGCCGAATTCCTTGGCGATCATCTCGGCCTCCGATTCGAAGGTGATCAGCACGTCGCCCATCTGGCGCTGCATGAAGGTCGTCGTCGCGTCGCGGCCGCCGGCGGCGAACAGCGGCGCATTCTTCAGCAGCTTGCCGAGAAATTCCTGGGCGCTCTTGTCGTTGCCACCCGGCTGCTTGAGCGCCCAGGCCCAGGCCGAGAGATAGGTGTTGCGGCCGTTGCCGGTGTTTTTCGGATGCGGAATGATCATCTGCACGCCGGGCGCCGCAATATCGGCCCAATCCTTGATCGCCTTCGGATTGCCCTTGCGGACGATGAAAACCATCGTCGAGGTATAGGGTGAAGCATTGTTCGGAAATTTATGCGCCCAGTCCTTGGCCACCAGCCCCTTGTCGGCCAGAAACTCGATGTCGTTGGCCTGATTCATGGTCACCACGTCGGCCTCCAGGCCGTCGGCCACCGCCCGCACCTGCTTGGTCGAGCCGCCATGCGACTGCTTCAGCTCGAGGCTTTCGCCGGACTTGGCCTTCCAGTATTTCTGGAACAACGGGTTGTAGTCCTTGTAAACATCGCGCGCCACGTCGTACGACACATTGAGCAGCGTCGCATCGGCCAGCGCGGCGCCGGCCACCAGCGCCAGCAGCAGGCCGGAAATCGATTTGCGGAATTGGGTCATGGCTCACCTCAGTGGATATGAGGACGCAATTTAGCCGACTCGGTTATAACAACAAAGATGTTTTGTGAATTTACTTATTACAAACCGCAATAATCAGCAGACCGGCAGGAAGCCCGGCCGAGCATTCAACCCTGTTCGTCAATGCCCCAAAGAGGCTATCATTCGGGCTTCCTCACGTCGCCGAAATCAAGATGCGCACCTCCCTGCCGGTCACCCTCCTGCTGTCCACCCTGCTTGCCGCCTGTGTTTCAACCAAGGACATTCCGCCCAGCAAGCATATTCCCCAGACCGGCTCGCTCAAGGTGCATCCGGGACTGCTTGGCCAGCCGGTACCGCCGGAGCTCCAGCCGGAACCCCGGCCAGCCGGCACCAACCTGGTCAGCGCCAGCCCGGCTGCCGAGCGCGCCGAAACGCCGATCAGGATGGACGAGGCCGGCCTGCGCACCCAGCGTAGCGTTTATTTCGATTACAAGAGCGCCGACCTCAAGGCCGACTACGATCCGGCCTTGCGCGCCCATGCCCGCTACCTGGCCAGCAATCCGAACGCCCGGCTGCGCATCGAAGGCAATGCCGACGAACGCGGCAGCGCCGATTTCAACCGGCGCCTCGGTCTGAAACGGGCCGAAACCGTCCGCTCAACGCTGATCGGCCATGGCGCTCCGGAAAAGCAGGTGCTGATCAAGTCGCTCGGCGAATCGAGTCCGAAGCTGAAGGGCCATGACGAAGAATCGTGGGCCGAAAATCGCCGGGCCGACGTGATTTACGAAAAGGAACAATGAGTTCGGCCCGCTCCCGCGGGCTCGGATAGAAACAGAGGCCTCGCGAAAAATGCGGGGCCTTTGCTTTTTCGGCCGCCCGGGTTCGGCCGGCCGAGCTTCCCGGCTCAAGAGCCAGCCTCTGCGGCCGCCGGCCGCCTCACGTGCTAAGGTTCAGCAACACACACAGCAAAGGCGGCAGATGATTCGGGAGAAGGCTACGCAATCGGAAGTAGGCGATCGCGGAACGTGCATTGCATTGATTTTTGCCCTGGCGGCCGAGCGCCTGACGATTTACTACGAGCACAGCCAATGGCTGACCGAAGCCCAGGGGGCGACGCTCGCCGCCGACTGGCTGTGGCGCTCGAAACGCCAGTTGAGCCATGCCGAACGGCGCAAGCTGTCGGGCCTGAGCGATCAGCTGGCCC harbors:
- a CDS encoding OsmC family protein, which gives rise to MYSTVIDNTPLIHVSAGKHAADYSVNGSLMNPLEAFYASLAACAAVFAKKACKELGVAAEGIEINCKPFAGSGGPLTLGKFKTEVRFPEHFTAEQKAKVLDSIAHCAVKEIVAEGPTIEFSAAEV
- the prmC gene encoding peptide chain release factor N(5)-glutamine methyltransferase encodes the protein MTLGEALAAARQKIDRLDARLLLQYATGCSHADLLARPETPLIALAYAQFAAWVERRGAGEPLAYLVGEAEFRGRVFQVSPAVLIPRPETEVLIELALDKLRGFAAPRVLDLGTGSGIVAISLALECPAARLVAVDVSPEALSVARTNAGRLAAPVDFRAGDWFAPVAGERFDLIVSNPPYVAGGDPHLALNGLPFEPQLALTDGADGLSCIRHIVAGAPAHLQAGGWLLFEHGYDQGEASRNLLTDGAFKATFTHRDLSGIDRVSGASL
- the prfA gene encoding peptide chain release factor 1 is translated as MKSSIRQKLELLVDRLDEIDRMLSAPSTANDMDQFRKLSRERAELEPVIIQFTAFRQAENDLAEAEAMLADPDMRDFAAEEMAAAKARLPELEIELQKLLLPKDPNDERSVLLEIRAGTGGDESALFAGDLFRMYSRYAERQRWQVEVLSASESELGGYREIICRIGGNGAYSRLKFESGGHRVQRVPETETQGRIHTSACTVAIMPEVDEVEDVNLNPADLRIDTFRASGAGGQHINKTDSAVRITHLPTGIVAECQDGRSQHANKASAMKVLAARIKDVQVRAQQAHISSTRKSLIGSGDRSERIRTYNFPQGRITDHRINLTLYKIAAIMDGDMDELLGALAAEHQADLLAELAEQN
- the grxD gene encoding Grx4 family monothiol glutaredoxin, with the protein product MSDVQQRIHETVTNNPVVLYMKGDARFPQCGFSATAVQILKACGVNDFVTVNVLADEEIRNGVKEYANWPTIPQLYVKGEFVGGCDIMKEMYQAGEMQKLLEDVAQA
- the argH gene encoding argininosuccinate lyase, with the translated sequence MTSNATQYTWAGRFSEPVSDLVKRYTASVDFDQRMWRQDIRGSLAHAKMLARQGIISAADHADIVSGMETVQREIEAGHFEWSLDLEDVHLNIEKRLTALVGDAGKRLHTGRSRNDQVATDIRLYLRDAIDDILVLIKAFRSALVDLAEQEAATPMPGFTHMQVAQPVTFGHHVLAYFEMFGRDAERFVDARKRTNRLPLGAAALAGTTYPIDREFVAAELGFEGVCENSLDAVSDRDFAIEFTAACAVLMMHISRLSEELVLWMSPRVGFIQIADRFCTGSSIMPQKKNPDVPELARGKTGRVYGQLISLLTLMKSQPLAYNKDNQEDKEPLFDAVDTVTDTLRIFADMAGGITVRAENMQAALTQGFATATDLADYLVKKGLPFRDAHEAVGHAVKAAEQKGVDLPQLTLDELRAFCPQVESDVFAVLTVEGSLASRNHIGGTAPEQVRAAIARARKRL
- a CDS encoding serine/threonine-protein kinase — its product is MIRKLGKYELFKKLGEGASSTVYLGRDPFAQRDVAIKVATPEILSDANKGKLYTNLFLNEASLVGKLKHPHIVQIYDAVVAEKLCYIVMEYVAGGTLDEHARPGRLLEVDRVVELIFKCSRALDFAHRQGITHRDIKPANILLSGESGIKITDFGAAITNGHNERTQVSGIGSPAYMSPEQILELPLDHRTDIYSLGVVMFQLLTGRLPFEADNQFNMVYQIIHSLAPTPSSLRPGLPPVLDEIVGRAMTRERDERYPSWEPFAHDLARAVRKRQLQKTTGEFADTEKFGILRALPFFAHFSDVEIWEVLRFSHWQRATPGSVIIHDGEPGDFFCFLAEGQLKVSKGGKTLNVLTKGDCFGEMAVISRPAQLRAADITALSAADIITVRGEALHKASEACRMHFYQGFLEVLAARLALANQRLATA
- a CDS encoding diguanylate cyclase yields the protein MPHISHSVIALAETLEQHWTNYRESGDFDLFVEFTLLLNGLTEQLNRLHLPGLVRACQELENTALALFGDSSMHPVAIDQAIAIERKLSIILGELRRHETPAVATRRLADAPSNSDDLRDYPRRVLIVSRAAHPWSAALAEQLAFFGFTPEELRWAGRPDSAEAPLAIVFIPDREGCIYPPSSVSCIMELRTLFPTSYFYCLSVPSNLESIVLLQRAGADTCVPVGNKVSDVLSRILDLVQTHEHETHRVLVVEDSATAVAHIRRSLPQQGIDSRAINDPRTLLEAAADYQPDAILMDMHMPFCTGVEVTSALRQIPEFHALPVIYLSSETDIALQVEALRLGGDQFLTKPVNPIILASVVKTKIERYREMLHSGRHDSLTGLLNHSTAKGQLERMLQTVSTAGRLVVAMIDIDFFKSVNDNYGHPVGDQVIRSLAWLLRGRLRNTDLVGRYGGEEFILALSDIETDRAVSLLEQIRQDFSNLPHAHAHGALRATFSCGVASLPDYLTAATLIEAADNALLEAKRTGRNRLVMAPPPAAGDSVVGVEMEKPANRRL